Proteins found in one Quercus robur chromosome 2, dhQueRobu3.1, whole genome shotgun sequence genomic segment:
- the LOC126715914 gene encoding endochitinase-like, translated as MKLFTLILFLAPFLLGCNGDVSSLINSTLFESMLKHRNDQRCKSNGFYTYNAFITAAQSFGAFGTTGDVATRKRELAAFFGQTSQCTTGGWPKAPDGPNAWGYCFVREVNRQSGDQYYGRGPIQLSYNYNYDQAGKAIGVNLTNNPDLVATDPVISFKTAIWFWMTPQGKKPSSHDVIIRKWTPSPADTVAGRKSGYGVITNIINGIECGHGYNDNVFNRIRFYTRYSDILGVDYGKNLDCYNQKSFA; from the exons atgaagctCTTTACTTTGATACTTTTCTTAGCTCCCTTCTTGCTTGGTTGTAATGGCGATGTTAGCAGCCTCATCAACTCGACTCTTTTTGAAAGTATGCTTAAACATCGAAACGATCAAAGATGTAAAAGTAATGGATTCTACACTTACAATGCTTTCATAACTGCTGCCCAATCTTTCGGTGCCTTTGGCACAACTGGTGATGTTGCTACACGTAAAAGGGAGCTTGCGGCTTTCTTTGGTCAAACCTCTCAATGCACCACAG GAGGGTGGCCTAAAGCACCTGATGGACCAAATGCATGGGGATATTGCTTTGTTAGGGAAGTTAACAGGCAATCTGGAGATCAATATTATGGTCGAGGACCTATCCAACTTTCTTA CAACTACAACTACGATCAAGCAGGAAAAGCCATTGGAGTCAATCTCACAAACAATCCAGATCTTGTAGCCACAGACCCCGTCATATCGTTCAAGACAGCCATATGGTTTTGGATGACCCCACAAGGAAAGAAACCATCTAGCCATGATGTCATCATTCGAAAATGGACACCCTCTCCTGCTGACACTGTAGCTGGTCGAAAATCAGGTTATGGTGTAATCACCAACATTATCAATGGGATTGAATGTGGCCATGGATATAATGATAATGTGTTTAATAGGATTCGTTTCTATACGAGGTACTCTGACATATTGGGAGTAGACTATGGGAAGAACTTAGATTGCTATAATCAAAAGTCTTTTGCCTAA